TGCCGATTGGGTGATCAACCGCAGCATTGTGGGTTTCACGGTGGAAGGTGGTTGATGTTAGGGATAGCAAGATGAAACAATGGAACCAATGGTTTCGTTTCCTATTGGTTAGCGACAATGAAGCACAAGAAAATATAGTCATGATTTTACAGTTCGGAGAAAAGAAAATGGAAGTTGGGAGAGATGGGAAAGGTTGTGGAGGGTAAATGGATTTAAATAGAGAAAATTGCTATTTCTTTTAGGGTAAACTGCATCATTAATCACTAAATTATGAGTAAATTTTTGTTctggtcattaaattattcgaaagttttcagGTTActgaattatttaaaagtttttatttaagtcactgtaTAGTtaagtttttttgaaaaaaaattttgcCAGCGAACTCTAAGTAATGATTTGACGATCAGTGTAGTGGATCGATACCCATTGACAAGTAGTAGAACATACATTAGATTCAAGTCAATTTGACGGTCAATGTAAGCAATCGGagttgtttgaattttgattCACAGATTCATGACGTCTAAagttgtttcaaaaaaaaaaaacaaagttatAATAGAGAATGAGAAAAACCTTTCGATTAGTGCTGACAATGCgaacataaaaaattatataacatcAATTTTAACATCTTAATTCTTAAATCAAAAGTTCTGAATAGTTTTATAATCAAATTAAAAACATACTCATAATTTAGttactactaatttttttatttaaatttctatAAGACAGCTTGATAAAATAAGACAAATTATCTATATTTGTTATATGGCAGTCCTTGATTTATTACATAAGGCGTATCAATTTATGTGACCTAAAGAATCGAATGCATTAATAAAGAACAGCTAGTAGCAAGTCTAGAGTGACGTGCCACAAACATGTTAAGTCCCCGCTAAGGTTTTCGAATTGAATTGGTAAGTAGAATTGATTATATCAAAAATCAATTAAAGTATTGATTTAGAATAAAACGTTAGTTGAATGATTCATAATTTAATacaaattattgaattgaattaaaaattaattaaattaaaagttttttttttaaattatttaatttaattaatttagttttgAAAACTTTGGTTGTTGGTTAAAGATATTAGCATGAACTGATCCTAATATGTCTTCAATTCTAAGTCCAATTCATCAAGTGGGGTTAAGTTTCGACATTTTTATTAGCAACAATGTTTGATGTATTGTCAGTGTATGAGTTTAATACACCTAACATTATTACCGAATAATTTCATTCCATCtcatcattaaataaaaaaatatgaaaataattatttaatttcataaatattagtTAAAAGATAATTGTTTGGTGcattgatttaaaaagaaaaattaattccATAAATGAGATTAAAAACCATTAAATgatgttaatttatatttaaatattttaaaataaatcttTCTTGTAGGATTAAAAACTCGTTAAAGTATATGAGAGGTCCTGCATTATAGACACcaaatcaatttaatccctatattgttaaaaagaatcaaataagtctAAATTGTATAAGAGTTAACATTTATTGTATAAAAATGTCTATTATTCGCTTCAGTTGTAATTCAATTCCAAATAAAAGATTTCGTTTACAAAATCATAAAAGAAGTTTTAAAATGTTAACTCTTTTAAAtagtaaattatatttttaaacatGAAATATTACCTCTATTCTAATGGGGCATTTGTGGATTCTTTTTAATAATACAATTACTAAAATGATCCATTTAATAGTATAAGAATTAATTTGATTAGGTTCTTATAATAGAGGGACCTCTGAAGTATATTCACCATTCTATATAAGGCTAgacttgaaaattttactaattcaTATTTCAGACCGAGCCAAGCCTGAACAAAGAAAATTTCTAAAACTACTATTATTTAAGTCTGGCCCATAAATATATCTAACCATATTCCTCGAAAAAAAGCCTTACGTGGACCAAAACTTAGAAACCCCATTTTACGTAATTTTGGGGCCTATAAAACCCATTTCATTTCGGCCCACCATATGGATATCGACACGAAATAAATCTAAATTTGGCGCGCGCTTCTCAATCCAAATTTGAAAAACGAGAGGATTTTCTCTTCTGAGCATTCtcctcaattttcaactttcaacttCGATTCTCGCTCTCACTTTCTCTGCGGTATGAAATTTTTCTTTATGATTTAATTGTTCGATTAATTTTATAACGCGaagaaattttttcttttttccttttttttagtcAAATTTTCCTTCACTATTTTTGGTTTTGATGATGAGAGATATTCAGTTTTAACTTTTAAGGATAAAATGGAAAGTGCAACGAATGAAGCTTCCAGAAAACGCATGAAACCAGACGTAAAAGCTTCCTTGATTTCTCttcttattttttctttattttctttttattttcaatcAAATTAGTATGTGATTTTGTTCTAAAACGTTAGGTGGGAGAGAAACAAGAAGATCACATAAGCAATGGAACTATTATGGAGGAAATAACAGAGAAAGAACAATCTGAGGCAATCATCGTTGGATCTGAAGAAATGGAATTCAATATCTCTCACATTCTTGAAAAGATTAAGCGCTTCACTCAACTGGTAACTGTAATTTTGCATAAGCAGCTAGATATTcacaataattttaattatttcatttcctttttaataatttcatggAGGTCTCGGAGCTGTTAGAATCAGGAAAATCAATGTTCAAGGAATTGAGTAACGATTTTGAAGAGCGGCTGATCATGTAAGATTCTACACCTATTACTTATGTATTCAAATCTAAAATCGGAGgagatttctttttaaaaaaaaaattgttttattttaatatttttttgaagGATACATAAAGAACAAATGGAGAAATGGCAGGAAGAGATCAAGGAACTGAGACTGATGGATGCATCAAATGAGGAGGCAACTGCTCTGTTGAGTAATGCTCGTTTTTTACTTCAGAATCCCTTTTCTGAATCTTGAAAGGTAAAATCTCCTAAGGTAATCCAATTCCAATtagcattttctttctttttttcatgGAAATCAAGTGAAGTGAGATTTGTTAATGCAAGTAATTAGTTTTAATCAATTTGAATAGTAGATTAGTTTCAAACATTTTGAATCCTTGATTCCTTACCTGTTTGGCTAATGGAATTATAATATGCCAAAATTGTTTGTGAGGTAGTTTATTCATATGTAAATTCAGCTCTTAGCAATAGATATGATGATTCGGATCCATATATTCATTGCTCTTTTCACTATTAAGCGGACAATTTTCTTCCCTTTAAGCCATGACTtattttgttatgttacttgtgtatattttaaaaatatcattctGCTATTAGTAAATATAATATGAGTAATTTGTAGAATtaatttatgtttttcttttgaaatttcagttttgacctcaataataataataaaatttttatgtcAAATTTTGCTATTAGTTTCACACAggtataagttataaattatagaTTTGGTTTCTCTAATCTAATTTTCACTtcctatatttttaaaatttgaaattttagtgtTGTAATTATTAATTCATTAACTAAAATCAATCACTTTTTTGTTCATATTATGTGAAAATATTTTGACATGACACTGTATATGTAATAATATATTTGTCATttaatattttagaaataatataatttaacttaATGAGCCTAATGATTATTTTTTTAGtaagaataaaaattttaaaatttagttaattaaattttagtttaattgatATTGTTATTAGTGCAATAAGATGTGAATTTAAGTACGTTGAAATAtgtttatctattttttaaaataaaagataggttattgttaattttagagtttatataaaaactttaaaatttaaaaatgttcatatattaaaataaccGCAGATTAAATGATGCTAATGGTAGAAATTGAtcatttaaaaacaataaaaacaaaatacaATTTCTCTTGCATTTGAAGAACGTGAAATCATGTGTAAGCAATTGAATGGATCCGAAAGTTGGATTCGAATATGGCATCAGGCATGTGCTATATGGGTGTAATCCATTAGGACAAACTGTGCTGTATGGTTCCACttattaacaaaataaattttcCCCTCTATAAATAAGAAACCAATATTTGCAGATTCATAGTGGTTGCCATGTAGTATAACTGCAGCTATCTTTCCTTCTTCTCTCTTCCATATTTTTATATACATAATTAATCGcaattcaaaatatgattttatataatattgaacaaattaaaaataattaaaattggcACTCGTAATTTGTTTAACCCTATTGTTGTATAAAAATTTTAGTTGGAAATGAAATCGGAAAATtatgaattataaattataaacttttataaaaattcttttaagagttgctttttttttttattgtgtcCAACATTTTTAGGATACAATGCTTTTATTTTGAGTTGGAATAATTTGACTATACTTAAATCATTTTAACAAATCAAAATGAATTTAGAGAAAACATTTAAAAAGAATGTTTGTGTAAGTCACTTATGAACTCAATTTTGATTATtgtgtctatatatatatatagagtactaAGGGATACACTTATGCTTCTCTTtaaaaaagataattttactaattGAGTTTTAGCTCGATTGACATTGATTTTGTTATCGATATAGGATAATGTGAGTTTGAGTGCGTTGAagtattatcttcctatttaagaGTCGAAGAGGAATATAGAAAATTTTAAGCATTATATAAAAAGAATAAATATGATaaaaacttataatgaaattaattaaaaaaagacACAACTCTTCGTATAGAAATATGTTTATGAATAATTGTGTTTATAAAAGTATGGACACTTctcataaatattatattatattcttTCTTTTGGTTTTCTTTCCTATTATGTATCTATATTATTTGTTAAGTTTTTATTGAATTGATGTCACCTATCGCTTAGGTTTCAACTCAATTAGAGATTTATCAAAACCTATTTTATTTGCTaagtaaattatatatttatgtggggtttatgtttttttatatttttataaattaataaaagaattatCTATAATAAAATGTGAACGAAAGACACCAtgtatataaaatttttcatttacaaTTTGAAGTAAAACAATTTTTATTCTTATATAAAACTTTAATAACTATATTTgttatatacattttatatatttttatgtctaTACTCATATTTATAATTTCTACACATTTATGTGTTATTGAATTTTAGTATGATTTAAGTCCCTAATTGAGTTAGTGTCTTGTGAAACCATTTCAATTAGGAAAATTAAggaaatatcattttataattaaaataagttatattatttgagtgtattttagtctttatattttaaaaaacacAAATAAAAAACTTACATGGGATGACATTTGAACTCTGTAATATTCATATCAATAAAACATTAACATTATCACTAAATTaaatctttattttaatattaaattcactttttaatattattatacatttttaccTTAATCAGTTGTATATATTGATAATGTTGTTGATTGAGTTGGTGTTAGTAGTCAACTTGACTATAACTCAAAATTGATGACAACATCATGATAAACCATTGTACTGCATTTAACATtcctaaaataatatatttatgtgcttaaatttcattttatttataatttaatctattttattaattaattttaaattaaatatttcattattaaaaataatgtaTTCTAAGTACATAATTTTCACATACATATAAAAGTtctaatatacataatatataattgttgtatatatataaaagtatatttataaatgaatcaTGTATCGAAAATAGGAAGTAAACATAAATAGGAATTTTTGAGTTGACTTTGATTTTCTAATTTCAGTTACAGAATATACTTTCAATTTATTGTTTAAGAATAAATTCCATCATTGTGTTTATTAGGCCTATTTTCAATTTTGGTTAAATCATCTTCTAGAATCATGGGGTATATTATATTGCTAaagaaattttagttttaatattttCTAATTCATTTATTGCAAGATATTTAATTGACTTTTATATCTATTAAAtgacttaattttcaaaaatggaAGTTTGGTCATACAAGGTAAATGAGTTGGTAATTTGACAAACTGATAATTATCACAAACTTTTGCGCCATATGAAAATGATAGTgttgaattttataattcatattataTTTTAAGCTACCTTATGTATTTTAAATAATGAAAAACTCATTGGTTTGAGTGAAAACATAATCATATTACCAAATTACGCAGGTAAttgaatattaatttaattagtatgaatatttatataattaattaagttttaattcaattaatatgAATATTATTATCAATACAGAAAacgtaaatttaaatatattaaaatgtacTATATTCCTATTTAGAGATTAAGAAAAGATTATATAAATAATTCTAGGCGAATAAAAATAACAGATAAAAAAATACCAAACCTCATAAAATAAATATCGTGTGAAATACTTCAAATATTCAATACATGATAGTATGTTGATTATATTGCCTCAAAGTGAACTTATTTTGGTAATTTAAATTACATTATTCAACTCCAAAGAAacaattttatgatttttcaccTCAAAACTCAAATtaccttcttcttctttttttttcttacttAGGGGAAAGTCTGCTTTTGATCTTGTTGACTTCTTTGGTACCAATTTGGAATGCCTTGGTCAACACATGGTCCGGCACTGCTGGTGTTGAACCAAACAAGGTAACGGCAATCGACTGAGTTCCCGGCAATTGGCTGTTGAAGCCGGAGATGACCGATGCCGGTTCTTTGCCGTTGTTCTGCTGGAAATGAACCAAACCTTTAGGGAACACGAAAATGTCTCCTTTTTTTAAGGATTTGGAGATCAACTTGTTGGCAGTGGTGATGAACCCCACATCCAATTCACCATCGAGAACAAAGATGATCTCGGTGGCGCGTGGGTGAGTGTGAGGTGGGTTAAGTCCGCCAGGTTGATAGTCAATACGAGAAAGCGACACCCCAAGGGTGTTCAACCCTGGGATTTTCTCAACATTGGCTCCGGTCACCACCGATCCCACCGAGTTGTTGACCACCGCCGGCTTGGCTAAGCCACTAAAGAAGAAATCATTTTCCGTTACATCGGCATCCTTCTTGCATGCAAATCCATTCACCTTCACCCCTAcagatacatacatacatacatgatTTATGTTAGCTAGAAAAAAGGGTATTATTTGTTTAGATCAAACTGTTGACTTTTGTTTTAATTACCTGAAGATGTATCGGCTACGCAGATATCTTGGAGGAGATCAGGGTCAGATTTGGCGACGCTGAAGACAGCAACCAAAGCGACAAAATATGCAAAAACCTTGGCAGCCATGGAGATTTAACAATCAAGTGAAGCAAAAAGGTAAACAATTATAGATTTTAAAGCTTAAAAAAAACTAAAGGTATTTGGTTTTGATTGTTGGTAGAGAAAGGAGGCTGTTGTGTTTACTTTTATATGGGAAGAAAATGGGTTATGTGGTTTGGGTGGAATAAAATTATTGGTGTGACAGTGAAGTTTTCGAAAACAGGATTGGGTTGGGTTCCAAGCAAAGCAATTTGTTTAATTGCAAATAAAAACAAATAGGTTAAATTACACCTAAGTCACTCAATTatcataaatttacattttagtcatttaatttaaaaaaagttaCAGCTTCGTCATTGTCCCTGTTAACTTAATAGCAGACTCAAATCCCGTTACCTTACTATTTATTGCAGGGTAAAGTTATTGAACTGTTGGAAAGTTTTAATGCATCAacttataactttttaaaattaaattattaaaatgtaaatttattaatagttgagAAACCTGATTGTAGTTACCTAAATACTTTAGCAACCAAATTTGACCCCATTTAGTAGGGTTCTAGACTTTTCAAATGGCCAACATTGTAAGCAAGAagaaaacctttttttttctcaACAGCAAGAAGAAACGTTAAAATAATTGTAATTGCAAGAATCATGCAGTGGAAGAAAAGGATTGGACATGGGGAAGTACATCATCAACTACCAAATGTGTTGATAAATTAAAGATAAAAGGATGataataaaatgatttttctAGATTtaactataataaaaaaatattttaagtattaaattgtgtacaataaattttattttatttattaaacaaaATTTGTTGTTTGTGATTGTCTTGAAATTATTGAGTAGTTGAGAGCACTGTTTTCATACCGAAACAGTTTGGGTATTGATCCACAATAAAGTATTAAATTGTTTAAGccgtgaattaattgaatttatagtAGAAttggttaaattatttttatttttatttttaatatttatttatttattaataatatattccATTAAACTAGATGATTGGACTAATTAGATcaaaaatcaataatttaatcTGTTCAACTTCTTATTCGATTCTAAAACCTTTGGTTGGGAATGTTTATATAGTCAGTGAATTGGTGTAAGATTCCTAAGTCGATGTCTTGATAAGAGGAGCTAGATGTGACCAAGGGGCTCTTCGGGAATGCTTGTGGGTGCTTTTCCACCCCATAAGCAATGTAAAATACTTGGATTTTAGGGTTAAAACTAGATATATCTATGGATTGAGTTAAGTTTAAGCgtgatattaatatttttttatgtttatttaagcTCGGCCCAGCTTAAAATATGGGCTGAAAATTTTATCCAAATTCATCTATATTTGTAAAAAATTAACCCAAACTCATTTAGGtccacttttattattttttaattttttaaaagtattaatattattttattcttaataattttgtacatttttttatttattgaaaattttcatatagtcatgttaatattattttaatgtttatattagagtagtattatatatttagtatatgtttatttttaatgtgttctaaattacataatatataaaattaacataatataaagtattataaacttaaaaataggtCGGGCCAGTCGGGCTTGGGCCTTAATTGATCAAGCCCGAGCCATATTTTAAACGGGCATAATTTTTTACCTAGACCCATTTTTCGGGCttaatatttttacctaaaccctcCCAAATTTCAAATGTACCTTTGAATCTGGGTTGGTCCACCCATAATATTTGCAAAAAAAACTAACCGAAACCCATTTAGGTCTAtccatattattttttttattttttaaatatttacattatattattttaataattttatacatcttttatttattgaaaattttcatatagtcatcttaacattattttaatgtttacattagagtagtattatatatttagtatagattTTTTAAtatgttctaaattacataatatataaaaataacataatataaaatattataaacttaaatatGGGTTGGTCGGGTTGGTCTTGGGCCTTAATTGTTCAAGCTGAGCCCAAGCCATATCTTAAACTGGTATAAATTTTTTTACCTAAACCTATTTTTCGATCTTAATATTTTATCCTAACCCTTTTGAATTTCAAACGAATCTTCGTACCTAAGTTGGTAATCTAATCCATAAATAGGTCTAGTTAAAAAGTACAATGCAAAAGTGTTTTTCACCTAAACCCAAAAGTTGAGAGTTAGATGCTTTTGACTTTTGTGCTTTGAagtataaattttcaaaattcaattattaactatttaaaatatatctaaaattttagattaattcatattttatgtatcattatattaaatttttaaatattatttattaattttaaaattttaaaatatttcatgtgtaattaaatttacaaataatttattaattattgaaaagcatttaaaatatatattttatgtataattgcattaaattatttaaatattatctaaattttttaatttcaacaccatgtataaaataaatattttaacttttcattaCCATTTTAACAATAATATCaaacatataaaattaataaatcacGTTTTTTCACCATATTTTTCCATAACAATTTCCAAAAACACTTTTCAATCATAATAAGAGTCTCGATTATACGATATCACTTGGAGAATCTCTCAACCGTTGCCAATGGGTCCTAATTAAGACTCCACAACGCCATCAATGCACAAGTTGGGTCAGATGGCAAATCATCATTATTGACCAAATTTGAACTGGCCGCAAAATATCATTCGAAGGTCCTTTTAACCTTTGATAGGATACAATGTTGATTTCATGCTTTCCCGGACCCTAAATATTTTGGTGATATATTCTTAGTAAATCTTGATTTGATTTTGTGATGACTTATTTATTGAATATGCAAGGTATAAATGTGTTAATTCATTGAATCAACGATTTTGGGAAGAGATAAAATTGAGAGGTTAAATTTTTTAGTAATAGAGAACCAGAAGGAGAGAGGAGGAAGAAACCCCCTTTTGAGACGTTTGTCGACTTTTATTAAACCGGGTTGGATTATAAAAAATGCTTCAAGTTGAAACCTATATGTTAAGCCCCAAATTACACACTTCATAAATGTTAGATTGTTTGAGAAGAGTCACTTTATAACTCTTTTTTGACCAGGTGGGGCAAattgttatataattataatcTGACTCGAGGTCTGACCTAGTTTAATAAAATTCGACAGATGTCCCAAAAGGGGGCTTCTTCCTCCTCTCTGCTTTTGGTTCTTTACTCCTGAAGAATTTAACCACTCAATCCTATCTCTTTTCAGAGCAGTTGATCCAATGCATTAATAAAATGGAATTTATAAATAAGTTATCGTGATCAAGATGTCCCCATTAAATGAAATAATTCATTGGCTAATCTTAAGTTGAACAAGCTTCTCTAATCAATGTGATTGATTTAATGAAAGCATTGTAGACAAtgatatttaaattgaattagttgattaGATCAATAGGATAAAGAATTATATTGAACTAGTTAAATCTTGAGCCGATATAAATCGATTGAgctgataattaaattaattgttttataataaatttttaatccAAGTGTTTGGTACTTGTAAgatattttattgtatttgaaatgtgaaattaaaacaTTCTATCTGCCCCTTACGTGCTTTCAAACAGAAAACGATTTCTTATGGACATTGTGGTATATTTATTCTCCAACTATCCCAATAAACAAGCATTAATGGATAAAATTTGATTGAAATCAGTTTGGTTTACCCACCTGTTGTTACAGTGGTCCCAGCCTTTTTTCGTATTAATAATTCACTTTCTGTAGGctcattaaaaaaataaacgtTAACCATAGTTTTTACccatttttaaaacattattaacGATTTGTAAAAAGTGAATAAATATATGAGTTCCAACTTGATTCGATAGAATCGGGTTTCTTTAAATCAGGTTTTGGAGTAATATAGGTTTTATTTTTCAATCAATCATGATCGGTTTAAAAAAAACTATCCTACCCCATCTTAAGATAATTATCAAAATACCTTTATATATAATACTTgtttaaaatatatgataataaattttatattaatatttacttTAGTACCTTTTTTTGATATAATGATTATTTTTACTCATAATTTCTTAAATTCTTAAATAAGAAAAAAACACACTTATGTGCGTTCGAATTTATATTTTTCCTTGTTGTAATAATAACATTGCTGATcaaactataaaataaaataatttaaaattattattctattttgataaaaaatattaaaaatcggGTATAGCATTAAATGTTGACTTTTTGAATCGAATTTaagttaataaattaatatttaattttgagtCTAATTAAGATGAAGTTATGTTGCAAGTATACTAAGCTGGAGGTCAAAGCAAGCAAAAAAATCAACCCACTTTGCCTTGTTACCGTCTCTAAA
This window of the Gossypium arboreum isolate Shixiya-1 chromosome 12, ASM2569848v2, whole genome shotgun sequence genome carries:
- the LOC108459988 gene encoding uncharacterized protein LOC108459988; protein product: MESATNEASRKRMKPDVGEKQEDHISNGTIMEEITEKEQSEAIIVGSEEMEFNISHILEKIKRFTQLVSELLESGKSMFKELSNDFEERLIMIHKEQMEKWQEEIKELRLMDASNEEATALLSNARFLLQNPFSES
- the LOC108458064 gene encoding germin-like protein subfamily 2 member 4; the encoded protein is MAAKVFAYFVALVAVFSVAKSDPDLLQDICVADTSSGVKVNGFACKKDADVTENDFFFSGLAKPAVVNNSVGSVVTGANVEKIPGLNTLGVSLSRIDYQPGGLNPPHTHPRATEIIFVLDGELDVGFITTANKLISKSLKKGDIFVFPKGLVHFQQNNGKEPASVISGFNSQLPGTQSIAVTLFGSTPAVPDHVLTKAFQIGTKEVNKIKSRLSPK